AGGGCGGCGAGTCGGCGCAGAGCCGGGAGCGCGCGCGGAGATTTCACGACGAGGCGGAGAGCGGTGCCTTCGGGATAGCGCAGCGCCGTGGCGAGCGCGGTGCGGACCGTTTGGGGCAGGCGCGCGGCGCGCGCGGAGGCGACCGCGCGGTCGCCGAGGATGAAGGTGACATTGAAGCCGCCGCGGCCCGGCGAGAGCCAGACGATGGTGCGCTGGCCTTGGAGCACGCGCAGCGACCAGCCCCATTTGGGCGAGTGGCATTTCCATTCCTGCGTCGTGGTCAGGCTTTCGCGGGCCAGATGCGTGAGGAAGTCGTTCCAGACCGATTGCGTCGCGCCCAACGCGGCCGAAAGTTCGGTCTTCGTCGGGGCGTGCGGGTGGTGAGTGAAGGCGTTGGTAAGCACGGCAAAGTGCCGAACCAGCGCGGAACAGTTCGGAAACGGGCGAAGCTCTACCGTGTTCCCACACGGATGTCCACGCCGCGCTATCCTCCCGGCGGAGCCTCAGTCGGCGCGCAGCGCTTCGCTGGGGCTCACGCGGGAGGCGCGCCACGCCGGCACCGCCGCTGCGACGAGAGCTGCCAGACCAAGTCCGACCGCGGCGATCGCGTAAGCCGAGGGATCGGTGGGAGTGAGACCGTAGAGCATCTGCCGCAGCAGCTGCGCGACGCCCCACGCGGCGAGTCCGCCCGCCACGACGCCAGCCGCCACCATCGCTCCGGCTTCCCCGATGAATTGACGGAGGATGTGACCAGGCAACGCGCCAAGCGCCATGCGCACGCCGATCTCGCTCGTGCGGCGCGCGATCAGGTAGGACATGAGCCCGTAGAGTCCGACCGACGTGAGCAGCAACGAGAGCGCGCCGAATAACCCGGCCAGCTTGGCGAAGAGTCGTTCCTCGCGGTGCAGCATGTCCACCTGCTGGTCCATCGTGCGCAGGTTGAGCAGCGGGATTTGCGCATCCAGCGCACGCACCGTTGTGCGGATCGACGGCGTCAACGCTTCCGCCGAGCCCGTGTAACGCAGGGTGAAGAAGAGGAAGCCGCCGCCGCGTTGCGCCGCGCTGAGATAGACCGTGGGCGGCACCTCCGAGCGGAGATCGGCGTATTTCGCGTCGCGAGCGACGCCGACGATCTCGAACTCGTTCTTGTCGTCACCGGGATAGTGGAAGCGCAGGCCGAGCGGATGCGCGCCCGCCAGATAGAGGCGCGCGAAGGTTTCGTTGACGATCGCCACTTTGGGGGAGGACGGACCGTCCGCAGCCGTGAAAGCTCGTCCGAGCACGAGCGGCAGCTCGAGCACCGAGAAGAAGTTCGGCGCCACGGCGTTGAAGTGCGCCTCGAGTCCGCTGGCGCCTTGGGGCGGCGTCACGCCGGGGATGAGGACCGAACTCGTCTGCACATAATGCGACAACACCGGCACGCGCGAGAACGTGACTCCGCGCACGCCGGGCAGCGTCGCGAGCCGCTCCTGCGCGCGATCACGGAAATTTCGCGTCTGCGCCTCGTCGAAGCCGGCGGCGGTGAGATTGAAATTGAAAAGGAGGAGGGAGCGCCGGTTGAAGCCGGCGTCGACGCGGTCGAGGTTGCGGAGCGAGCCGAGCAACAGCGTCAGGCAGACGAGCAGCACGAGCGAGAGAGCCAGCTGCGTCGCCATCAGGCCGCGACTGAGACGCGAACGCGCGCCGCGGGCACCGCGACCGCCTTGGAATTCCTGCGTGAGATCGAGCTTCGTGGCGCGCAGCGCGGGCGCGAGACCGAAGGCGGCGGTGGTGAGCAAGGCGGCCAACGCGGTGAACGCGATGACGCGCCAATCGAGCGGCAGTTCGAGGTTCGCTGACTGGGCGCCGAACGGCTGCAAGGCGATCAATGCGCCCCGGGCCAGGCTCGCGAGCGTGAGACCGACAAGCGCCGAGACCGCAGCGAGGACCAGGCTCTCGGCGAGGAGCTGGCGCACGATCCGGGTGCGACTCGCGCCGAGCGCGAGGCGGACGGCAATCTCGCGACGGCGGGAGGCGCCGCGTGCGAGGAGGAGATTGGCCACATTCGCGCAGGCGGCGAGGAGCACGAGGCCGACGAGACCCTGCATGAGACGCAGGGAGTCCTGGTAGCGCTGGCGATAGTCGCGCTCGCCTTGGAAGCCAGGGTCGGCGTGCAGGGTCGGCGCGCCGGGCATCTCACCGCGTCCCTCCGGCGGAGGCGGCGCGGTGCGCCAGCCCTCTTGCGCGGTCGCAACGAAGATCGGTTCCAGTGTGGCGCAGGCTTGTGCGGCAGTTACTCCCGGGGCGAGCCGCCCCATGACGCGGACCCACCAGGTGGAAAGTCGCGAGTGCTCTTCGGCGCTGTCGCGTTCGAAGCGCCCGTGTTGGGCCAAGGGCAGGTAGATGTCGGTATGTTCGCCGACTTGGCTGGTGCCTCCGAAATCGTGCGCAGCCACCCCGATG
This window of the Candidatus Didemnitutus sp. genome carries:
- a CDS encoding DUF3788 family protein translates to MLTNAFTHHPHAPTKTELSAALGATQSVWNDFLTHLARESLTTTQEWKCHSPKWGWSLRVLQGQRTIVWLSPGRGGFNVTFILGDRAVASARAARLPQTVRTALATALRYPEGTALRLVVKSPRALPALRRLAALKAAH
- a CDS encoding ABC transporter permease yields the protein MLADLRLAVRQLRQSPGFAVIAVLSLALGIGANTAVFSLVNEFLLRPLPVRAPEELVIFRNVEGERGGLAQSVEGFGGADIASGRYYTTSFSLGMVERFRAHPEVLSEVIAFVPSTESFVLVDGAPETGLTAQLVSGNYFSGLGVAMQVGRPIARDDDRVSAQPVAVISYRFWQRRFAGSGDVLGRTVTYNNVPVTIIGVAAHDFGGTSQVGEHTDIYLPLAQHGRFERDSAEEHSRLSTWWVRVMGRLAPGVTAAQACATLEPIFVATAQEGWRTAPPPPEGRGEMPGAPTLHADPGFQGERDYRQRYQDSLRLMQGLVGLVLLAACANVANLLLARGASRRREIAVRLALGASRTRIVRQLLAESLVLAAVSALVGLTLASLARGALIALQPFGAQSANLELPLDWRVIAFTALAALLTTAAFGLAPALRATKLDLTQEFQGGRGARGARSRLSRGLMATQLALSLVLLVCLTLLLGSLRNLDRVDAGFNRRSLLLFNFNLTAAGFDEAQTRNFRDRAQERLATLPGVRGVTFSRVPVLSHYVQTSSVLIPGVTPPQGASGLEAHFNAVAPNFFSVLELPLVLGRAFTAADGPSSPKVAIVNETFARLYLAGAHPLGLRFHYPGDDKNEFEIVGVARDAKYADLRSEVPPTVYLSAAQRGGGFLFFTLRYTGSAEALTPSIRTTVRALDAQIPLLNLRTMDQQVDMLHREERLFAKLAGLFGALSLLLTSVGLYGLMSYLIARRTSEIGVRMALGALPGHILRQFIGEAGAMVAAGVVAGGLAAWGVAQLLRQMLYGLTPTDPSAYAIAAVGLGLAALVAAAVPAWRASRVSPSEALRAD